A window of the Gossypium hirsutum isolate 1008001.06 chromosome A03, Gossypium_hirsutum_v2.1, whole genome shotgun sequence genome harbors these coding sequences:
- the LOC107938483 gene encoding 50S ribosomal protein L7/L12 — protein MSLLLRLRHHLSNGFYCRSQIVTLNAFGSSIRNFNQPAKLEQDEEDEEVEIDQRRLPADYDPSNFDPTEHRSPPTERVWRLVDEISGLTLSEISELGSIIMKKRGMIEPPTVGVMKAGAAAGLAMKTAGGGAAAAAKEEKKPDKTVFELKLESYEAASKIKVIKEVRSFTDLGLKEAKDLVEKTPSVLKKGVSKEEGEQIIEKMKALGAKVVLE, from the coding sequence ATGAGCTTGCTTTTAAGATTAAGGCATCATTTATCTAATGGGTTTTACTGCAGATCTCAGATTGTCACTCTCAATGCTTTTGGCTCTTCAATCAGGAATTTTAACCAGCCTGCAAAGCTAGAACAAGACGAAGAGGACGAAGAAGTTGAGATTGATCAACGAAGACTCCCAGCTGACTATGATCCTTCTAATTTTGATCCCACCGAACACCGCAGTCCCCCAACTGAGCGTGTCTGGAGACTCGTTGATGAAATTTCTGGCCTTACTTTGTCTGAAATTTCCGAGTTAGGCTCTATTATAATGAAGAAGCGAGGAATGATTGAGCCGCCGACTGTGGGAGTCATGAAGGCTGGTGCTGCTGCCGGCCTGGCAATGAAGACGGCTGGTGGCGGGGCGGCAGCTGCGGCAAAGGAAGAGAAAAAGCCAGATAAGACTGTTTTTGAATTGAAGTTGGAGTCATATGAAGCTGCTTCGAAGATTAAAGTAATAAAGGAGGTTAGGAGTTTTACTGATTTGGGTCTCAAGGAAGCTAAGGACTTGGTTGAGAAGACGCCGTCTGTCTTGAAGAAGGGTGTCTCCAAGGAAGAAGGTGAACAAATAATTGAGAAGATGAAGGCTCTTGGTGCCAAAGTTGTTTTGGAATGA
- the LOC107938529 gene encoding LOW QUALITY PROTEIN: UDP-N-acetylglucosamine diphosphorylase 2-like (The sequence of the model RefSeq protein was modified relative to this genomic sequence to represent the inferred CDS: inserted 2 bases in 1 codon) → MREPMGIHSNAVAAPPQLLLERLKDYGQEDAFALWDELSPEEHHLLLNDIQSLDLSRIDRIIRCSLRSQGLPVAXIEPVPESWVSSVDERTMEHRERWWKMGLKAIAEGKLAVLLLSGGQGTRLGSSDPKGCFNIGLPSGKPLFQLQAERILCVQRLAAQAMNEGSVTIHWYIMTSPFTDDATGKFFESHKYFGLEADQVTFFQQGTIPCISKDGRYVMETPFKVAKSPDGNGGVYTALKSSRLLEDMATRGIKYVDCYGVDNALVRVADPTFLGYFIDKGVAAAAKVVRKAYPQEKVGVFVRRGKGGPLTVVEYTELDQSLASAVNQQTGRLRFCWSNVCLHMFTLDFLNQVANGLEKDSIYHLAEKKIPSIHGYTMGLKLEQFIFDAFPYAPSTALFEVLREEEFAPVKNANGSNYETPDSARLLVLRLHTRWVVAAGGFLTHSVPLYSTGVEVSPHCSYAGENLESICRGRTFHAPCEITF, encoded by the exons ATGAGGGAGCCGATGGGGATACACAGCAACGCTGTCGCTGCGCCCCCTCAGCTACTGCTGGAGAGGCTCAAAGATTACGGCCAGGAAGACGCTTTCGCTCTTTGGGACGAGCTTTCCCCTGAAGAACACCACCTCCTCCTTAACGATATACAG AGTTTGGATCTTTCCAGAATAGATCGGATTATTCGCTGCTCGCTTCGATCCCAGG GACTGCCGGTGGC AATAGAGCCAGTGCCTGAGAGTTGGGTGTCATCGGTGGATGAGAGAACGATGGAGCACAGAGAAAGGTGGTGGAAGATGGGATTGAAAGCTATCGCAGAAGGCAAATTGGCTGTTTTGCTCCTATCTGGTGGACAG GGGACTCGGCTTGGAAGTTCAGATCCCAAGGGATGTTTCA ATATTGGACTTCCTTCTGGGAAGCCGCTTTTTCAACTGCAAGCTGAGCGGATTTTGTGTGTTCAACGACTAGCTGCACAAGCTATGAATGAGG GTTCAGTGACAATTCACTGGTATATAATGACTAGTCCATTTACTGATGATGCAACGGGAAAATTCTTTGAGAGTCATAAATATTTTGGTCTTGAAGCAGATCAA GTTACTTTTTTCCAGCAAGGCACCATACCTTGTATCTCAAAGGATGGTAGATATGTCATGGAGACTCCATTCAAG GTTGCTAAGTCTCCAGATGGGAATGGAGGAGTATATACAg CCTTGAAATCTTCAAGATTGTTAGAGGATATGGCCACGAGAGGGATTAAATATGTTGATTGCTACGGTGTTGACAATGCATTG GTTCGTGTAGCTGATCCAACATTCCTGGGATATTTCATTGATAAAGGTGTAGCTGCAGCTGCTAAAGTTGTCCGGAAG GCCTATCCCCAGGAAAAGGTTGGTGTTTTTGTAAGGCGAGGTAAAGGTGGACCACTTACTGTGGTTGAATACACTGAATTAGATCAATCACTGGCTTCTGCAGTAAACCAGCAAACTGGGCGTCTTCGTTTTTGTTGGAGTAAT GTGTGCTTACACATGTTTACTTTGGATTTTCTAAACCAAGTGGCAAATGGCCTTGAGAAAGACAGCAT CTACCATCTGGCGGAGAAAAAAATTCCATCTATTCATGGTTATACAATGGGTTTGAAACTAGAGCAGTTCATATTTGATGCATTTCCCTATGCTCCTTCAACTGCTTTGTTTGAG GTATTGCGAGAGGAAGAGTTTGCACCAGTGAAAAATGCAAATGGTTCAAATTATGAAACTCCAGACAGCGCGAGGCTGCTTGTTCTACGACTACACACACGTTGGGTAGTTGCTGCGGGTGGCTTCTTAACACATTCAGTGCCATTATACTCCACTG GTGTGGAGGTCTCACCGCATTGTTCTTATGCTGGAGAAAACCTAGAGTCCATATGCCGGGGAAGAACATTTCATGCACCTTGtgaaataacattttaa